A stretch of DNA from Coccidioides posadasii str. Silveira chromosome 4, complete sequence:
ATGGGTTGAGACTCCGCTGATTGAGTCGCCTTCCATGTCGCGGATGGCGGGCTGGTATGTCTCTCGATACGGTGGATAAGGGGAAGCGGGTTCTAATCCACGATTTGCAGCCGCATCTTTCTCAAACTTGAAAATCTCCAACCCAGCGGTTCGTTCAAGTCAAGGTAGGTTCCTTTTACCCTTTCAATTTCGCCCGCTCAGGCTAACCTGCACCCCCAGAGCCATCGGCAATCTCGTCCTGTCCTACGCTTCAGACCCAGCAAACCAAGGAAAGCAGCTTCATTTCTTTATTTCATCCGCCGGTAATGCAGGCCTCGCGGCTGCTACGGCGGCCAGTGCACTCTCGTACCCATGCACGGTCTGTGTGCCAACCAGCACGAAACCCGTCATGGTCAACAAACTACAGGAAGCCGGCGCCACAGTCGCGCAACATGGTGCAAATCTCGATGAAGCATCGATCGAGATGAGAGCCATCATGGACTCACTTCGGGGAAGGCCAGCAGAGAACGGCGATGCTAAGCCGGTCGTCCCGATCGCGTTACATCCGTTTGACCACGAGAAGATCTGGGAGGGTGTTAGTACAATGGTCGATGAACTCGCGTACCAGATGCCTCCGCGCGAGCACGAGATGGGAATTGGAGAATTTGAAGACGAAGTCCTCCCCATCGATGGGATCATCTGCAGCGTCGGCGGTGGCGGACTCATGAACGGCATCATCCAGGGCATCGAGCGCCAAGAACAAATGTACGGCAAAGCCAGGGCCGGCTCCACATACAGCAACTCCGCCGAGGCAGGAAAGGATATCCACATCATCGCAACGGAGACACATGGTGCCGATGCCCTGGCCCAGGCAGTCGCCAAACGTTCACTGGTCTCGCTGCCGGGCATAACATCGCTTGCTACGTCCCTAGGGGCCATCCGCGTTGCTCAACGAACTCTAGATAATGCCCTGTACCCGCCGGCCGGGGTCAAGGTGCACACGTTGGTTCTACAAGACGCAGATGCTGCAAAGGGTGTATTGAGATTGGCCGAGGAGCAGAAACTGCTGGTTGAACTGGCCTGCGGCTTATGCGTTGAAGCAGCGCTTGGCCCAACACCGTGGACCCGCAAGAGCCCAGAGAAGCGCGTGAATGGTGCCCATAAGGCCGTCAATAATAACCTGAACGATTACGGCACCGAAGCAACGGACATTCAATCGTATCTTAGCCGATTGATCCCCAACTTTGGCCCCGATACTCGTGTCGTCATTGTCGTATGTGGAGGAAGCAATGTCTCATTGCAGATGGCAGGGGAATGGCGGCAGAAACTCGATGAGGGATGGGGGGCTGAAAATGGCATTCTTGCATGACAGAGCTTTACCCAGGTGGCCGCTGTATGATTTAATGCACTACTGTCCAATGTGGCTATGTTTACTACCTGTTTTGATATTCTGGCGATGGGATGTAAGGCGTTTTCGAGGGTGGGAAGAATTCTAACTTAACGATACGTTGATTTTTGGCATTGTACCCAACGGGCGTCATAGATTAGACAGTGCTTGCGGATCAAAAGATTGCTCGTCGAAAAacgagaaaaagagagaaaaaaaaaaagggtcaAAAGAACAATCCACATCAATGATTCTTGATCATGTGAATCCGATAATCCCAATAATTTTTCCGAATAGGATCATACTTCTCCTTCAATAAAGTCAGCATCTTAACCGCCTCGATCTTGCACTTCGCAGTCTCTGTCTTGTATCCCTCTTTGGCTTCTTCAGCGAAAGCATCCGCTAACCATTCCATGGCTAGGCTGCTTTTAACCTGATAGTCGATAGTCTCACCGTCTTGAACCTCCTCAACGACGAACCTGGACGCGAACGTCTTCAGTTCCGCCATCGGTCGGCCTGCTGCGTGAAGCACCCCTCGCACATAAGCCCAGGGGCTCCTGTTTTCTGGGGCAAGGACGATCTTGCTCTTTGCGTATTCTATCTCGGTGTCTACAAGGTCCTCGTCGGCGATTTCAAGGCGCCCACGGTTACCACTCTGGTCAGTAGGGTTCGGCATGCCAGAGTCAAACTTGTCTCCTCGCGGACCGAATTTCAGAACCCAGCGATGATTCCACGCCGAGTTGTTCCGGACGTCCGAATCGATCAGATTTTCGACATCGCTCAGTTCGCGCGGACAGTCCCAGAGGGCAAAATGTCGCACGAGCCAGTGACGATATGTCCAAACGTGGTAATTTTTAGAATCCAGGGAAAACAtttggccaaggaagtccTGCTCTGATTCAGGAAGATCAGGAAAGGTTTCGCGGTCTGACATGATCAGTTGACGATGATGCCTGGGAAAAGAGCATCAGTATATGAACAGGTTGCTGCAAGGAGGGGCGCAGTGGGTGGGTAGAGACCATATCTGATAGTTCTTCAAGTGTTTGAGCGAGATCTTGTTTAACCATGCAATCTCCTCGCGGAGATCCTTCTTGAGTGCTTGGATTATCTTAGCTCTGTATAACCTGTATGTTCACTCATGGTCAGTCACGATAGGGCTTCAAGAGCAACCTTTTGAAAAGAACTCGATCCGAAGCAAACTCCCCTCATACCTTCAAGGTTGGGGCTTTTGAAAGTACACCAAAACGAGggaaggaggaaaaaaaaaaaaaaaaagaagagaaaaaaaagggaagaaaaagggcaGATCAGATCAGGTAATGAATGTTACAAAGATTTGGGTAACATGCCAGCCTGAGCCCAGTATCGGCGGTCCATCGCAAACACAACACTTTTGGTAGAAACAAACGGCAACATACCACACAGTATAATGGGCTGGATTCAGCATAATCACATCCGCCGTCAGCTCCAGCGCTCTCTCCGACATCTCATTGGCAGCCATCACGCCTCTCAGATAGGCTGTGGCCTCAACATAGTCCTCAGTGTATGTGATTGTGGCCAAAGGGTATGTTTCGTCTCCGTCTTCGCCGGAGCCAGAGCCCTGAGCATAGTACTTTGCCCCATCGTCCAGGGGGATGGGCGTGAGCGAGGACCAGaggggagaagaagaatatttGCCCATGCTTGTATTTTGTTACGTCGCGAGCGATCCTATCAATGAAAGCAGGCTTATTCAGGACTTTGATCAAATCAGCTGCCGCGTTAAGTAGGAATATATTATCGGGAGATGCGTTTGGTGTATTGTGCAAAGAGCACCAGGGCTCACATAGATCAGATATTTTCGAGTTTTTGTcagttaactagttaagtaACTGCTCTGTAGTTGGTTGGTTCATAGTTAAATAGTTCTCGGAGGTTGGAGGGGCAAAAATCTTCAAACAAtaaaacaagaaagaatGCGAAGTAAAATATGCTATTGTTCTCGAGTTCGCCATTCTCCGAGTTATTTATTCCGCACTTTTTGACAAACGCAGTATTCTACATTGCCGCAATCGTCGGCCTCGTTTTAATTAAGGCTGCATTCGTCTCCAACCGTCAATGCAATGCGTCAGAAATGGCCAATTAGCTCTATAACCGGCTGGTATCTACATACAGTCACTAGGTAGACACAAACCCGAATCTAAATAATGGAACCCCATTCCTATCCTCCTTGTGCGTAGGACTGGAAGACGGTAAAATCcttcaagaagcagaagccATGCGGACCAGCCTGGGAATATTAGTAGAGATATTAAGCCCGAGGGCATAAATAATTAATACATAGAATACGCTATGCATGAACAGCAGCGGCAGCGGCAGCTCATCGGAAGATTCTACAGTCTCTCTCAGGATCAGCTCAGATGCCCACGCCTCCAGAATTTCCACCCTTCACGGACATCCGGCACGCCCACACCAACCAGCTGTTCAATACCGTGGTTTCCCACTGCA
This window harbors:
- a CDS encoding uncharacterized protein (EggNog:ENOG410PGFY~COG:E~BUSCO:9497at33183), with amino-acid sequence MGSFEDCRQQRRPKPWVETPLIESPSMSRMAGCRIFLKLENLQPSGSFKSRAIGNLVLSYASDPANQGKQLHFFISSAGNAGLAAATAASALSYPCTVCVPTSTKPVMVNKLQEAGATVAQHGANLDEASIEMRAIMDSLRGRPAENGDAKPVVPIALHPFDHEKIWEGVSTMVDELAYQMPPREHEMGIGEFEDEVLPIDGIICSVGGGGLMNGIIQGIERQEQMYGKARAGSTYSNSAEAGKDIHIIATETHGADALAQAVAKRSLVSLPGITSLATSLGAIRVAQRTLDNALYPPAGVKVHTLVLQDADAAKGVLRLAEEQKLLVELACGLCVEAALGPTPWTRKSPEKRVNGAHKAVNNNLNDYGTEATDIQSYLSRLIPNFGPDTRVVIVVCGGSNVSLQMAGEWRQKLDEGWGAENGILA
- the RAM2 gene encoding CAAX geranylgeranyltransferase alpha subunit (EggNog:ENOG410PGF8~COG:O~BUSCO:9596at33183), whose translation is MGKYSSSPLWSSLTPIPLDDGAKYYAQGSGSGEDGDETYPLATITYTEDYVEATAYLRGVMAANEMSERALELTADVIMLNPAHYTVWLYRAKIIQALKKDLREEIAWLNKISLKHLKNYQIWHHRQLIMSDRETFPDLPESEQDFLGQMFSLDSKNYHVWTYRHWLVRHFALWDCPRELSDVENLIDSDVRNNSAWNHRWVLKFGPRGDKFDSGMPNPTDQSGNRGRLEIADEDLVDTEIEYAKSKIVLAPENRSPWAYVRGVLHAAGRPMAELKTFASRFVVEEVQDGETIDYQVKSSLAMEWLADAFAEEAKEGYKTETAKCKIEAVKMLTLLKEKYDPIRKNYWDYRIHMIKNH